Within Dehalococcoidia bacterium, the genomic segment GCAGCGATATTCCACTGCCCGCCAAGCTCTGTGCTCTTCTCATAGAGGGTCACCTGGTGTCCCCGCTGCGCCATAAGCACGGCTGCCTGCATGCCGGCAATACCGCCGCCAACAACCATTACCCTTTTCGGCGACTCCGCTGGAGGAAGGGGATACTTACCTTCCCGGTATAGGGAAGGGTTTACCGAGCAGGGGCCCTGACCAGGCTCGGTTCTGATACAGTTATTACAATAGACGCACCAGCGGATGTCTTCCCGGCGCCCCTCCCGCAGCTTGTTGGGTAGCTCGGGGTCGGCAAGGAGGGGGCGGGCCATGCCGATGAAATCCGCCTTGCCACCTGCGATTATCCGCTCTGCTAAATCCGGGCTTATCTTACCTGCGGTAATCACAGGCACTCCGGCTGACTGCTTCACCCTTTCCGCCAGATGCAACATCGGAGCTTCGGGGTATGAGTAGCATGGTATGCTAAGTGAGGTCCAATACTCGAGTCCAGATGAGATGCTGATAGCATCAGCACCTGCTTCCTCCAGGATAGCTACCTGGCGCACCACTTCATCGAGGGTCACTCCGCCTTCAACATCGTCGCTGCCATTTAGTTTTACCACGAGCGGAAATCCTGTACCAGTCTTCTGCTTAATACGCTCCACAATCATTCGGGCAAAAAGGGTTCTGTTATCCATGGTGCCACCGTACTTATCTGTGCGGCGATTGGTGACCGGGGATAGGAAGGTGCTCACCAGGCAACCATGGCAGGCATGAAGCTCCACAGCATCGGCTCCACTCTCTTGAGCGCGCCGCGCAGCCTCGGAAAAGTCCTCCACATACCGCTCAATATCCGTGTCCGCGAGCTCCTCGTAAGGCTTATTACCTGCAAGCCATGAAGTTATTGAGGGAACCTTTATGGACATACCTTCAGGAATGAAGCCGCCGAACAAGAGGAGCAAGCCATAATGCATCAACTGAACCGAAACCTTAGCCCCCTGCTCATGGATGATCTCGACAAGCCTGCACAGACCTGGAATATACTTATCGTCATGCATCGTCCAAGTAAAAGGGGGTGTGGCGTCAGCGCTAACCGAGGCGCATTGTGTGGTAATCAGACTCACACCACCCTGTGCTCTCGCCCGATAGTAGTCAAGCATCCTCTCAGTGACATTCCCCTCACCGTCAACAAGGACAGTGCCCATGGCGTTCATGATAAGCCTGTTCTTTAGCTGCAGTTTGCCTATATTGCCCGGCTGAAATAGTGCTGAGAATCCTTGCATTTAAACCTCCTTGTATTAATTTTATAGTGAGCGATTGGGATAGTCTACGAAATCCACTTTAAGAAGCAGTATCCTTCTCCGCTCTACAATTTCTACTAGGGATCTGGTCAGTAAGTCTAAAGTAAGCGATATGAATTCAGGCGCTCCCCTGGCCTTGTACAAAAGGTCTCCTTGTCTGTTGTCGACAAAGAACTGGTAGTCTGATTGGGTGAACTTGTTAAAAACCTTTAGCTTGTAGTCAGTCGCAATCTTTGCCGTAATTTTAGATGATAGATTGATATATTCCAGCCTGAACACAAATACAAGGAGCGCTGTAAGGATAAACAGGATGCAGTACGATACCAGGACGCTATCAACCGGGATGATTGCTGCTATGTGGTTCAAGACGATAAAGAAGGGGTTGCCGCTCAGTCCGCCATCCATCTCCAGGCTTGCGTCCAGTATAGGATACAGTACAGCGATGTTCATGGTCTCAAGGTAGCCGACAAGCAGACATAGGCCCAGCAGAATAGCCAAACGGCTCTTATAGGGTCTGAGGAAGAACCAGATTATCCTCAGGCCGCTTTGCTTTGCATCGCTCTCAACTCGCTGTCGTATCATCAACCTTGAGACCTATATACTCTCTCAGCGTATAAGACTAGCACTTATGTCTCGTACGGTCAAGCGAAAAGCGGTCTTGCCTGCTGCGCATTTTCACGCTACAATCAAAGCAGCTGAGAAGATTGTCTCAGAGGTTTAATTTATAAAAATTAGCTAGAATACCTGTCAGCCTGCTGGCACGATGAATTGCAGGTTGGGGTGGCAAGCAGCGTATTTAGGCGCTGCATAGCGAATTCTAGCGATAAAGGTGCGAGTATTAGCGACACAGATGCCCCACAGCTTGTTGGGGGTAATTTATTGTTGAATTTTCGCTAGGGATGAACTAGTTATGAAAGTGATATCAATTGTTGGTATGGCAGGTTCAGGTAAATCAGAGGTGGCTAGGATATTTGAGAATAATGGCTTTGTGAAGATAAGGTTTGGGGATATTACAGATAAAGAAGTCAGCAAAAGGGGGCTGGAGCTAAACGAGGAGAACGAGCGGTATATCAGGCAGCAGATGAGAAAAGAGCATGGAATGTCGGCTTATGCCAAGCTAAGCCTGTCCAGGATTGATTACCTGCTGAAATCTGAGGATGTCGTAGTGGACGGTCTCTACTCATGGGAAGAATACACGTTGATGAAGAGCCGCTATGGTGCAGACTTATATGTGGTTGCAGTTTGGTCATCACCTGAGAAAAGATATGAGAGGTTGATGAAAAGGCAGGTCCGACCCTTAACCGTTGAGGAGGCTGTCAGCCGCGATATTGTGGAGATAGAGGATACCAACAAGGGTGGGCCAATCGCCATGGCCGACTTTTTTATCATCAACGGGTCTTCCTTGGAAGACTTGAAAAAGCAAACAGAAAGGGTTATCGGTGCTTTGAAATGAAGATCATATCTAGGCCAGATATCGATGAATATTTTTTAAAAATAGCGTCCGTAGTGGCAGAACGCTCGACGTGTCGCCGGCACCATGTAGGGGCAGTGGCAGTAAGGGACAAACACATATTAGCTACCGGATATAACGGTGCTGCCTCTGGACTTAAGGATTGCCTTGAGCTTGGCTGCCTGAGAGATGGCATGGATGTACCATCTGGAACGAGGCATGAGCTATGCCGGGGCATCCACGCAGAGCAAAATGTAATCATTCAGGCAGCTCTCCATGGAGTAAGCCTGGAAGATGCTACAATTTATGTCACACATACGCCATGTATACTATGTGCCAAGATGCTAGTAAATGCCAAGATAAAGCGGTTTATGACCTTTGGCATGTATGCTGATAACTCTTTCAGAGACCTATTTGTGGAAGCCAATATAGAGTTTGAATTGCATAAGAAACCGTCTTCCAGTATAACCTATCTGGCTTAGGGGATTACCTGTGAGCTATCATGAGGAAAAAGAGGAGAACAGGGGTAAAAAACATAAAGAGAAAAGATACAACTTTACATAATGGGATAAGGATTATACACCACGACTTATGGGGAGATATAAGGGAGATTCCATTAGGATACTCTCAGGTTTGTAGCTAGCGTCCCTGGCTGGATTCGAACCAGCGACCCACTGCTTAGAAGTTATTGAGGGTAATATTCGTAGCTGAAAGGGCA encodes:
- a CDS encoding dCMP deaminase family protein, with amino-acid sequence MSRPDIDEYFLKIASVVAERSTCRRHHVGAVAVRDKHILATGYNGAASGLKDCLELGCLRDGMDVPSGTRHELCRGIHAEQNVIIQAALHGVSLEDATIYVTHTPCILCAKMLVNAKIKRFMTFGMYADNSFRDLFVEANIEFELHKKPSSSITYLA
- a CDS encoding NAD(P)/FAD-dependent oxidoreductase; translation: MQGFSALFQPGNIGKLQLKNRLIMNAMGTVLVDGEGNVTERMLDYYRARAQGGVSLITTQCASVSADATPPFTWTMHDDKYIPGLCRLVEIIHEQGAKVSVQLMHYGLLLLFGGFIPEGMSIKVPSITSWLAGNKPYEELADTDIERYVEDFSEAARRAQESGADAVELHACHGCLVSTFLSPVTNRRTDKYGGTMDNRTLFARMIVERIKQKTGTGFPLVVKLNGSDDVEGGVTLDEVVRQVAILEEAGADAISISSGLEYWTSLSIPCYSYPEAPMLHLAERVKQSAGVPVITAGKISPDLAERIIAGGKADFIGMARPLLADPELPNKLREGRREDIRWCVYCNNCIRTEPGQGPCSVNPSLYREGKYPLPPAESPKRVMVVGGGIAGMQAAVLMAQRGHQVTLYEKSTELGGQWNIAAAQPGKEDYAAFTRYLNRSLNKCGVRVTLGTQISKEQVQQLKPDAVVIATGAVPLSLNIPGVTSNHVFQANDVILGKAKIKGSVVVIGGRFIGMEVAISLAEQEKEVSIVTLRGLGENGSKLERMTYRALARRLIELRVPLYIHTAALEITPSSVVIGWGEEVFSLPADTVILAVGTQSDNRLAQELEGIIPETYTIGDCVAPSDAAAATYQAARMAAKI
- a CDS encoding AAA family ATPase — its product is MKVISIVGMAGSGKSEVARIFENNGFVKIRFGDITDKEVSKRGLELNEENERYIRQQMRKEHGMSAYAKLSLSRIDYLLKSEDVVVDGLYSWEEYTLMKSRYGADLYVVAVWSSPEKRYERLMKRQVRPLTVEEAVSRDIVEIEDTNKGGPIAMADFFIINGSSLEDLKKQTERVIGALK